Proteins from a genomic interval of Longimicrobiaceae bacterium:
- a CDS encoding pyridoxamine 5'-phosphate oxidase family protein yields the protein MAEQPKMGIETAPAGKKLEQLYGLVEGIETAMLTTRRADGHLVSRPMATQARSEGADLWFVTDGESHKLDELEHDPHVNVSYYRDRTREWVSVSGTARISVDRAKIHELYRPDWKAWFGDGGGARDGGPDDPRLTLVAVDADSVVYMVNDTPRPVVLFEVVKGIVTGQPPQMGETHELNAQEMKSAR from the coding sequence CCCGCCGGGAAGAAGCTGGAGCAGCTGTACGGGCTGGTAGAAGGCATCGAGACCGCCATGCTCACCACGCGCCGCGCGGATGGGCACCTGGTGTCGCGGCCCATGGCCACGCAGGCGCGCAGCGAGGGCGCGGACCTGTGGTTCGTGACCGATGGCGAAAGCCACAAGCTGGACGAGCTGGAGCACGATCCGCACGTCAACGTCAGCTACTACCGCGACCGCACCCGCGAGTGGGTCTCGGTGAGCGGCACCGCGCGCATCTCGGTGGACAGGGCCAAGATCCACGAGCTGTACCGGCCGGACTGGAAGGCGTGGTTCGGCGACGGGGGCGGCGCCCGCGACGGCGGGCCCGACGACCCGCGCCTCACCCTCGTGGCCGTGGACGCGGACTCCGTTGTCTACATGGTCAACGACACACCCCGCCCCGTGGTCCTCTTCGAGGTCGTGAAGGGCATCGTCACCGGCCAGCCTCCGCAGATGGGCGAGACCCACGAGCTGAACGCCCAGGAGATGAAGTCCGCCCGCTAG